DNA sequence from the Selenomonadales bacterium genome:
GGTGGAGCAGAATACTATGACGCCCAGGAGAAATCTACGATGCTTGATTTCCTGAAGACACTTCAGTGATTGACATTATCTAAACTTGAATCATAACATTCCCCTGTGCGCCGAGTCCCTTGCACTTCACTTTGCATAATGTAGGGCTTTTGATAAGCGGTAAACCTTGGGGGTTCGGGGGCAAAGCCCCCGATATGCCTAACTCTAGCAGTGGCCACCCGAACCAGTAGTTTCGGCCACGCTTCACGGCAATCCTCGGTCAACTTACGCCGTCTGCTGCGGGACAAATTGCGTTAGCAGTAACACTTTGTCATTGCATGAATGTGAATGTGTGGCTCAGTTGTTTGACCGCTATTACCTACTTTACCTAAAACGTCTCCCTGGCGCACTCGCTGTCCTGCATCAACAAGGATCGAATCTTGCTGTAGGTGTGCAATGACGATATGTACCCCTTCTGAAGTCTTAAGTACAATACAATTTCCTGCTGGATTTTGGGTATCCCTTACCCCCACATCCATGTCCGGCAGTCCACCTACTGTGGAAACAACTACCCCGTCTATAGGGGCAATGACTGCTGAACCCCATGATGGGTATGCACTAGGTGTGGCACCTTTCGCTTGCGCAGTCCAGTTGCTAGTGGGTAAACGTGTAAGATCAAGCCCAAATTGCTGCTCTATGACAGAACGGTGATGGTTGATAATGTTAAGAGGCCCTCCATGGGCAACATACCAAGTACCGTCGCTGACTGGGAGTGCCAGAGCTACGCCTGAAGGGATTGGCCACGAAACTATTGCGATACCCACAAGAAGGAGGCCCACCCCCAGCAAAGCAAACCCCCAAGTGACAGGGCGCAAAGGTATCAACTGTGTTAGAGAAGAAATACCTCGAAGAGCAGCATAGCTACTTAACAGCCCTGCAAGACCGATAACAAGAACAGTTATAACCCTTATCATCAAACCAGTTCGCCACCATGGGTAGGCCACATTGGAGACCAAACAGACCCCTAACAGATATAAGGCCTGCGCTGCAAGCGATGGGCGGTTTGATGGTGAACGGCGCATCACAACCTGTACTGCCCCAGCAAGGAAGAAAGCAGCAACTCCTAGCGGAACTGCCATAGCAATGAATGACCTCATTACGACCACCCCCTGTTCAACTGGTGATCCTAGACCCGAGTCCATCGTTTAAATAATGCATTCCTAGTCACAATTGTCTGGAGAAATTCTGCGCACAGTTTCAGACAATGTTGACTCCCTGTGTGTAAGGAGCTCCGGCTAATAATATGAGCGGGATTGAAAGACGACACGGCAAACGGAATGAGGCTTATGGAGTCCTGCCTAGTTATAGAGTGGGAGTCAGCCGTTGGGCTGTCTGTTTATGACCACCTGATACTTCTCGTACGACTTGCATAACAGGTACGCGAATAGAATGAGCGTCACTGAAAAGCTCAGGACCAGCCTGACAAGTTCAGGGATCGGAGGAATGGCGAGGATTAGATAATTGCAGCCGCCTACTATAAGGAATGGAAGCCTGGATAACCGGTGGGTGTAGACCCACACCTCTTCAGACTTTAGTGTCCAACTAGTTCTCAAGCCAACTAACCAGTTAGGTTTTGCCTTGTGAATAACCATGCCATACAGAGTAAATATTGGCACAAGTGTCCCCACTGCTCTCTTACCCAGATCCCACTCAAGAGCGTAGATATTCGTGGCGCCAGGCGTCACGTACATTATACCTAGCAGCATCAGTGCCCAATGGAGATATAGGAATAGCATTGCGGCACTGCTTATGATTGAGACTACGCCCCCAAATTTCTTGCCCGCAAACCAGGCAACCAGGGTTAGATATGAGAAAAGAAAACCTACGAACAGCCACCCGCCTCTAGACCCTCCCCATCTGTTTATGTTGCCCAGCAAATCCATATGTCCTGGGACTTGCGCGGGCATGAAATAGAGTAGAGACAAAACGAAAATTGTCGGCGCAAGGACAAAATACAGGTCAACAGAGTGTTGGCTAAAAAACTTCTTCATAACGTCCTCACCCCCTCCCCGTTGGCTTAGATTGGAAAGCACTGTAAACATGATAAACGTATTCGCCGTATTAATGTTTTTTCCTTCACCTCTATTCAGATTGCTTGGGAAACAGACCTGTAATACCGGCAGACAACATGACAGCACCCACAAGAATTCCGTAGCCATTCTTGTGGGTGCTTTTTTGTGCTTTAACCTTCAATCTCCGTGCCGTCTTTAAAGCTGAACATCAGCCTGCCATCTGGCATCACCCTTACCGTCTCGACCGCCACTGTCCACAGCTTCTCGTCGAATTCCTCCAAAACCAGCGGGCGCCTCTCTATCCCCTGGATAAAACCCTCAA
Encoded proteins:
- a CDS encoding M23 family metallopeptidase, with translation MRSFIAMAVPLGVAAFFLAGAVQVVMRRSPSNRPSLAAQALYLLGVCLVSNVAYPWWRTGLMIRVITVLVIGLAGLLSSYAALRGISSLTQLIPLRPVTWGFALLGVGLLLVGIAIVSWPIPSGVALALPVSDGTWYVAHGGPLNIINHHRSVIEQQFGLDLTRLPTSNWTAQAKGATPSAYPSWGSAVIAPIDGVVVSTVGGLPDMDVGVRDTQNPAGNCIVLKTSEGVHIVIAHLQQDSILVDAGQRVRQGDVLGKVGNSGQTTEPHIHIHAMTKCYC
- a CDS encoding SdpI family protein; amino-acid sequence: MKKFFSQHSVDLYFVLAPTIFVLSLLYFMPAQVPGHMDLLGNINRWGGSRGGWLFVGFLFSYLTLVAWFAGKKFGGVVSIISSAAMLFLYLHWALMLLGIMYVTPGATNIYALEWDLGKRAVGTLVPIFTLYGMVIHKAKPNWLVGLRTSWTLKSEEVWVYTHRLSRLPFLIVGGCNYLILAIPPIPELVRLVLSFSVTLILFAYLLCKSYEKYQVVINRQPNG